A genome region from Variovorax paradoxus includes the following:
- a CDS encoding DUF1656 domain-containing protein, whose translation MIGEASFYGLYLPWIMVLALGALLALWAVRRLLAATGAYRWVWHPALFDMALYLLLLYALSRATSYLQ comes from the coding sequence ATGATCGGCGAAGCCAGTTTCTACGGCCTGTACCTGCCCTGGATCATGGTGCTGGCCCTCGGCGCGCTGCTGGCCCTGTGGGCCGTGCGCCGTCTGCTCGCGGCCACCGGCGCCTACCGCTGGGTGTGGCACCCCGCGCTGTTCGACATGGCGCTGTACCTGCTGCTGCTCTACGCGCTGAGCCGCGCGACCTCCTACCTTCAATAA
- a CDS encoding multidrug effflux MFS transporter has translation MTPITTTAPQRRPHAPLWLLALVTFSGTLAMHIFVPALPIAAKSLGAGIGAMQMTVSLYILGLAVGQLVYGPLADRYGRRPVLLLGLGLYCAAGLAAAVAPEVHSLIAARLFQAVGGCAGLVLGRSIVRDTAEPQEATRRLALMNLMVTIGPSLAPLLGGALATALGWRSIFYALFGLGVIGFLFTWRLLPETGAPGAAVNARDLARNYRKLLASPAFLGFSVGGGCATTSMYAFIASAPFIFVDQLHRPAHEAGIYLAILVSGVWLGSFLTSHLISRVRVDRLMTRSNSLSVAAAFVLLGAALTGHLSVPLIVACMFLYTVGAGMASPAALTQAISVNPQVIGSASGLYGFTQMAVGALCTALAGMGHRNPALASAIVLAGAGIVAQLSFAVALRTQRAQACAT, from the coding sequence ATGACCCCCATCACCACCACCGCGCCACAGCGCCGCCCGCACGCGCCGCTGTGGCTGCTTGCGCTGGTCACCTTCAGCGGCACGCTGGCCATGCACATCTTCGTACCCGCGCTGCCCATCGCCGCGAAGAGCCTCGGTGCCGGCATCGGTGCCATGCAGATGACGGTGAGCCTCTACATCCTCGGCCTGGCCGTGGGGCAGCTGGTGTACGGCCCGCTGGCCGACCGCTACGGGCGCAGGCCGGTGCTGCTGCTGGGGCTCGGCCTGTATTGCGCGGCCGGCCTCGCGGCCGCGGTGGCGCCCGAGGTGCATTCGCTGATCGCAGCGCGGCTGTTCCAGGCCGTGGGCGGTTGCGCCGGCCTCGTGCTGGGCCGCAGCATCGTGCGCGACACCGCCGAGCCGCAGGAGGCCACGCGCCGCCTCGCCCTGATGAACCTCATGGTCACCATCGGCCCGAGCCTCGCGCCCCTCCTCGGCGGTGCGCTGGCCACCGCGCTGGGATGGCGCTCGATCTTCTATGCGCTGTTCGGGCTCGGCGTGATCGGCTTCCTGTTCACCTGGCGCCTGCTGCCCGAAACGGGCGCGCCGGGTGCGGCGGTGAATGCGCGCGACCTCGCCCGCAACTACCGCAAGCTGCTGGCTTCGCCGGCGTTCCTCGGCTTCTCGGTGGGCGGCGGCTGCGCCACCACGTCGATGTACGCCTTCATCGCCTCGGCGCCCTTCATCTTCGTGGACCAGCTGCACCGCCCCGCGCACGAGGCGGGCATCTACCTCGCCATCCTGGTGTCTGGCGTGTGGCTCGGCAGCTTCCTCACCAGCCACCTGATCTCGCGCGTGCGCGTCGATCGCCTCATGACCCGCTCGAACTCGCTGAGCGTCGCCGCGGCCTTCGTGCTTTTGGGCGCCGCGCTGACTGGCCACCTGTCGGTGCCGCTCATCGTCGCGTGCATGTTCCTCTACACCGTGGGCGCCGGCATGGCCTCGCCGGCCGCACTCACGCAGGCGATCAGCGTGAACCCGCAGGTCATCGGCTCGGCCTCGGGCCTCTATGGCTTCACGCAGATGGCTGTGGGTGCGCTGTGCACGGCCCTGGCCGGCATGGGCCACCGCAACCCGGCGCTCGCCTCGGCCATCGTGCTGGCGGGGGCGGGCATCGTGGCGCAGCTGTCGTTCGCGGTGGCGCTGCGCACGCAGAGGGCCCAAGCGTGCGCGACGTGA
- a CDS encoding efflux transporter outer membrane subunit, with product MTTTRFVFRFATLAAAAAFAACAAVGPDYRQPPEALASQPGAARPFAEAPANAAPLPAHWWRLYHDPLLDKLVAQSLAHNTDLRQAVANLERERAIEDEVAGARYPTIGVNGGPSFGHVSGLSLLQKGYEPPSTFNYSAGASLSYQVDLFGQIRRGIEASQANTQAAEAALDLVRVNVAAGTARAYAEACSTGLRLQIAQKSVSLQQDAVNVTDRLQRAGRAGAIDANRARAQLQQLNAALPPLKAERQGALYRLATLTGALPQDFPREVADCTVPPRVAGTLPVGDGAALLRRRPDIRQAERSLAASTARIGVATADLYPKITLGLSGSSAGHADGFGRKDTFAWSLGPLISWTLPNTGVVQSHIAQAEAGTRAALAKFDGTVLAALRETETALATYARELDRRAALQASRDESAKVAAQARQLYQNGRTAYLDSLDAERSLAASEAALAASEAQLSDDQVVLFMALGGGWEPDDTNLAQGAANDANEPASTSTRQ from the coding sequence ATGACCACGACACGCTTCGTATTCCGCTTCGCGACGCTGGCCGCCGCGGCCGCGTTCGCAGCCTGCGCGGCGGTCGGCCCCGACTACCGCCAGCCGCCCGAGGCGCTGGCCAGCCAGCCCGGCGCCGCCCGGCCCTTCGCCGAGGCCCCGGCCAACGCCGCGCCCTTGCCCGCGCACTGGTGGCGCCTGTACCACGACCCGCTGCTCGACAAGCTGGTCGCGCAATCGCTGGCCCACAACACCGACCTGCGCCAAGCCGTGGCCAACCTCGAGCGCGAACGCGCCATCGAGGACGAAGTGGCCGGCGCCAGATACCCGACCATCGGCGTGAACGGCGGCCCGTCGTTCGGCCACGTCTCGGGCCTGTCGCTGCTGCAGAAGGGCTACGAGCCGCCGAGCACCTTCAACTACAGCGCGGGCGCCTCGCTGTCCTACCAGGTCGACCTCTTCGGCCAGATCCGCCGCGGCATCGAGGCCTCGCAGGCCAACACGCAGGCCGCCGAAGCCGCGCTCGACCTGGTGCGCGTCAACGTCGCGGCCGGCACCGCGCGTGCCTACGCCGAGGCCTGCTCGACCGGCCTGCGCCTGCAGATCGCGCAGAAGTCGGTGTCGCTGCAGCAGGACGCGGTGAACGTCACCGACCGCCTGCAGCGCGCGGGCCGTGCCGGTGCCATCGACGCCAACCGCGCCCGGGCGCAGCTGCAGCAGCTCAATGCCGCGCTGCCGCCGCTGAAGGCCGAGCGCCAGGGCGCTCTCTACCGCCTGGCCACGCTCACCGGCGCGCTGCCGCAGGACTTCCCGCGCGAGGTGGCCGACTGCACCGTGCCGCCGCGCGTGGCCGGCACCTTGCCGGTCGGCGACGGCGCCGCGCTGCTGCGCCGCCGCCCGGACATCCGCCAGGCCGAACGCAGCCTGGCCGCATCGACCGCGCGCATCGGCGTGGCCACCGCCGACCTGTACCCGAAGATCACGCTGGGCCTGTCGGGCTCCTCGGCCGGCCATGCCGACGGCTTCGGCCGCAAGGACACCTTCGCCTGGAGCCTCGGCCCGCTGATCTCGTGGACCCTGCCGAACACCGGCGTCGTGCAGTCGCACATCGCGCAGGCCGAGGCGGGCACGCGCGCCGCGCTGGCGAAGTTCGACGGCACCGTGCTCGCCGCGCTGCGCGAGACCGAAACCGCGCTCGCCACCTACGCCCGCGAGCTGGACCGCCGCGCCGCGCTCCAGGCCTCGCGCGACGAGAGCGCCAAGGTCGCCGCGCAGGCGCGCCAGCTCTACCAGAACGGCCGCACCGCGTACCTCGACTCCCTCGACGCCGAGCGCTCGCTGGCCGCCAGCGAGGCCGCGCTGGCCGCCAGCGAGGCGCAGCTGTCCGACGACCAGGTGGTGCTTTTCATGGCACTGGGCGGCGGCTGGGAACCCGACGATACGAACCTTGCACAAGGCGCCGCAAACGACGCGAACGAACCTGCGAGCACCTCCACCCGGCAATGA
- a CDS encoding efflux RND transporter periplasmic adaptor subunit: MKASPSFDNPWAQRLGRVLLTVLVVAAAVWAGLRLWDHYELAPWTRDGRVRANVVQIAPDVSGLVTAVPIRDNQPVAAGTLLFEVDRARYDLAVRQAEAALSAQRAMSAQVQRENQRNVGLDDLVSKESREQTRSRVEQMHAAVAQAEVALDSARLNLQRAEVRAPTDGLVTNLDLRQGSYAAAGRPVLALVDAQSFYVEGYFEETKLPRIHLGDRVRVTPMGGGAVLEGAVDSVAAGIADHDRSTSANLLPSVNPTFNWVRLAQRIPVRVKLDPLPQGARLVAGQTVTVQVLESKTAQNKTVAEPVATPQKG, encoded by the coding sequence ATGAAAGCCAGTCCTTCCTTCGACAACCCCTGGGCGCAGCGCCTCGGGCGTGTTCTTCTGACCGTCCTGGTGGTGGCCGCCGCCGTGTGGGCCGGGCTGCGGCTGTGGGACCACTACGAACTCGCGCCGTGGACGCGCGACGGCCGCGTGCGCGCCAACGTCGTGCAGATCGCGCCCGACGTGTCGGGCCTCGTCACGGCCGTGCCCATTCGCGACAACCAGCCGGTGGCCGCCGGCACGCTGCTGTTCGAGGTCGACCGCGCGCGCTACGACCTCGCCGTGCGCCAGGCCGAGGCCGCGCTGTCGGCGCAGCGCGCCATGAGCGCCCAGGTGCAGCGCGAGAACCAGCGCAACGTGGGGCTCGACGACCTCGTCTCGAAGGAGTCGCGCGAGCAGACCCGCTCGCGCGTCGAGCAGATGCATGCCGCCGTCGCGCAGGCCGAAGTGGCGCTCGACTCGGCCCGCCTCAACCTGCAGCGCGCCGAAGTGCGCGCGCCCACCGACGGCCTCGTCACCAACCTCGACCTGCGCCAGGGCAGCTACGCCGCGGCCGGCCGCCCGGTGCTCGCGCTGGTCGATGCGCAATCCTTCTACGTCGAAGGCTACTTCGAGGAAACCAAGCTGCCGCGCATCCACCTCGGCGACCGCGTGCGCGTGACGCCCATGGGCGGCGGCGCGGTGCTCGAGGGCGCGGTCGACAGCGTGGCCGCCGGCATTGCCGACCATGACCGCTCCACCAGCGCCAACCTGCTGCCCAGCGTGAACCCCACGTTCAACTGGGTGCGCCTGGCGCAGCGCATTCCGGTGCGCGTCAAGCTCGACCCGCTGCCGCAGGGCGCACGCCTGGTCGCCGGCCAGACGGTCACCGTGCAGGTGCTGGAGAGCAAGACGGCGCAGAACAAGACGGTCGCCGAGCCTGTCGCCACGCCGCAGAAGGGATGA